The Brassica napus cultivar Da-Ae chromosome C7, Da-Ae, whole genome shotgun sequence genomic interval CAGTTACTTTAAGTGATTTTATTTCCTGGAAGAGTTTTGGTTTAGatttgtaatataattttttggatttttttgggTCTAGATCATGTAGGTGGGATCTTGATAAGGATACAATCCAGTTTCAGAATCTTTGAAATGGATGTACGTGTCCGTCAAAGGTAGtaatattttacattataaCATGAACGGCAGGTAACATCGTCCACGTGTGTAGAAAGCTTTGGTGTTTCTAGAAAATTGTGCTAATCAGAATCATTATTACAATTTTTGTTTGCGTTGGTTTAAATAGTACTGGTAAAAGTAAGTGAAGTTCTGCTTCGATGAAATCACTTGGAAATTTCAtcctacaaaataaaaattgtaagcTGAATATTATAAGAATCACCACTCGGTCGTGTAGGCTATAACGAAGATGGACGAAACCTACGAGAATAATAACAAGTTTGAAATGAAATGTACACTGAGGAGGAAGGGAATAATAATCTTCGGCGTGAATACGTTTATGAAACCACAAAAGTGAAAAAGCAAACCGAGTTAATAAACCCAAGCCCATAATTAAAACAAGAAGACACGGTGGGCGTGCCCCTGCGTTGACAGCTTGATGCTTGTAAGTATTTATTacgataatgattttttttcgaGGGCATGATGAGTCGATGGAATCAGCGGGAAACTTTGTTAAGCTTGTGAAATATACTGCAGTGAATGAGAACGTAGATGACGGAGATTCAATGAAAGCTTAGACCGTTacggaagtcgtgaacacataagccggcacttatgatccttgcgtctttgcataatttatgcattattCGCTTTTTTCATCTTATGCATGAAAGCGATAGTTAGCTTTCATAATCATTTAGAGAACCAAGGGAGATGATGCAGAgaatgtacccgaacgaggtgttcccggacgtgctagacccgtaatttttttttttccaaacaaacttttttaaatgattataaaaaccCAATACTACGGTGCAAATCACGAAGTCCTATAGAAAAAACCATGTTATTTCCTGCCATCAAACATGAAACAAGAGAAGAAGGGacaactgttggggaaaaatattccatgaagagaAGACATTCGCAGCACAccgaaacaaaaaaagaaaaccagCAATAATGGAGATAGGAGCATCAATAATCCAtagttttggtttttggatAATGCCTCCTTATAGTTGTGTGTTGTTTGTTTTCACACACATAAAGATGCTATATATGTTATCcttttatcatattatttttcagtactttatttatttattttgtgatgAAAATACTAGTTCTCATTCTCAActtcatatattaatatattttactagTTTCAAAAACATTCGATAGGTTCAGTTTACACATTAGCTAGTGTGCGTGTGTTCAAATTTTACATTgcattttatgttttgttcaaAGTCTATGTATCGTTATGTGACTTATCTCTATACAAGGACCAATACAGCGTGTATATTTGTCTTTTGAATCTCATATCAAAATGATAAGAGGAATtagtagctttttttttttttttgatcaaaaggaATTAGTAGCTAAGCTTTGCTCCTTTTGGACATTTTGTTGAAGTAGCAAAGGTTGACAAAAATCTAAAAGCCCATAAAACCAACTTGAGTCTCAAAAGAGTTATACAACGAGTCAAAGTCATGCATCATGTTTGTTACGTGTACTCTCTGTGTCCATGTTTATAACGCAAGTTTCATGTCATTGTCGGTGCGCACACTTGTATTGACTTTTGGTCCCGAAAACATTAATGTCGACATATATACATGACGCCACAATCGCCATGACGTTAAAATGGGTGGAAAATCGTTTCTTATTATGTAAAAACAGAATTTAAGTATTCTTTATCCTTCAATTTGTAACCATGCACTTGTTTGTTAATTGAGTGGTTGGATTGTATATAAGATTAGCGAATAAGACTATGAGTTGTATTATTGTtataacaaattataaaatcgTTGTGTATATATGCAGGCCCGGCACGTCATTTCTTGGTGTCTAAAACAAAAAACCAACTTGATCCATATAcacaaaacatattaataaaatgtgATATGAAGGAGGCGAACACAGGGTGGGACAGAGATAGGAAGTCGCTAAAAGCCACTAAACCAACTTGTTTTTTCGTAAATGATCTCCcttaaatatctatatattttgtggCGCCTAGAGCTGGTGCTTTACCAGCTTTACCCCAGGGCCGATACTGTATATATGTATACTTAAGAGTTAaacttaactaaaaaaattatatatatcttatgacatatctaaatttatttaattttcacaatagtatttattatattctttggTTTGGGCTTCACAAACTTTTCGGGTTTCACGATTAACGGTCCATAATATCTATTCTCCTATATACACCTTGCTACCCAAGACGTGTGTAATAAAAACCCTCGAACCCTGGAAAAAGTTCTTCACGTTCTAACCAATGGCCGCGGTTGCGAAGGACATCGTGACACGGAGAGCAGTTGCGGGGACGATTAAGCTGACTGTCCTGGCTGGGAAAGCAAGTCCAGGACCTCCTGTAAGTCCGGCGCTAGGTCCGTACAGGCTTAACATGATGGCATTCTGCAAGGACTTCAACGCCAGGACTCAAAAGTACAAACCGGACACTCCTATGGCCGTGAAGATAACGGCGTACATGGACCACTCGTTCGAGTTCACCTTTAAATCTCCTTCTGTGTCGTGCAGTGCCGGCCTTGAAAATGTATAGACCGGAAGCAAGTAAAGAAAAAAAGGCCCATTCATAAGTTGTTTGTAcatgatatatatatcaaaatgtaTACGCATGAAGAAAATAGCACTACTGTTAATCGAACTCGTCACCTTGCGTTCCAAAATATCTATGTTTGCCACTAGACTAGCTAAAAATCTTTGTAAATAATTGGCCGGAATATTTCTTTAAAAGGTGAAGGCCGGAAGCTTGAGCTTCCTCCGCTTCCGGTCAGGGCCGCTACTGGTGTCGTGGTACATCAAGAAAGCAGCTGGGGTTGACAAAGGGAGCACACGTCCGGGGCATCTGACGGTGACGACGCTTTCGGTGAGACACGTGTACGAGATAGCTAAGGTGAAGCAGACGGATCCATTCTGTCAGTATATGCCTCTGGAGTCGATCTGCAAATCTATCATTGGTACTGCTAACTCCATGGGAATCAAGATTGTTCAGGATTTGGAGTGATTAAAGAGGTTATTGCTTTATCATACTATTTATTCCTCGTTACCTTATTTATTAATGAATTTTGTGACGAAAATACTAATTCTCAACTTCaggttaaaatattttactagTTCCAAAAACATTCGAtaaccgaaataaaataatatcaaacCTGACCGTAGTCGCTATGGACTAGAACCATTGATACACCTAGTGTGTCGAAACATCCCAAATCCATGAGGTTTAGTTTACACATTAGCTAGTGTGTGTGCGTGTGTTTAATTATATTTCACATtgcattttatatatgttttgttctgAGTATATGTATCTTTATGCTATCGACAATGCACTACGTACAACGAGtagattttatcttttgaatccaatatcaaaaattcaaaatgataatatataggAATGGTAGCATTAAGCTTTGCTCCTTTAGGACTCTGTTGAAGTAGCCAAGGTTGACAAAAATCTAAAATCCCATAAAACCAACTTGTGACTCGAAAAAGTTGAACAACGAGTCAAAGTCGCCTCGTGTTTGTTACGTGTACTCTGTGAGACCATTTGGCTTAagtattattaatttctttgaaCTTAAACATAGATTATTACTaacattttaagatttttttttcacaacttttacatttatttctaaatttagaaaaatatttgaattttattatttatttcttttgaatatttttaatgtttatattttctgaagtgttataaaaaacaaatgtttttttgaatcTAGATTACTGTTACTATCctttatatactattattatttaCTGTAGAATTGTAAAATAAGCTTTGTGATTGAAAATTAATAGATATTATTTCTAT includes:
- the LOC125590180 gene encoding 54S ribosomal protein L19, mitochondrial-like — encoded protein: MAAVAKDIVTRRAVAGTIKLTVLAGKASPGPPVSPALGPYRLNMMAFCKDFNARTQKYKPDTPMAVKITAYMDHSFEFTFKSPSVSCRPLLVSWYIKKAAGVDKGSTRPGHLTVTTLSVRHVYEIAKVKQTDPFCQYMPLESICKSIIGTANSMGIKIVQDLE